From a single Salinirussus salinus genomic region:
- the cofD gene encoding 2-phospho-L-lactate transferase codes for MVTFLSGGTGTPKLLAGAGPVFDPGETAVVANTGDDVEIAGHLVCPDLDTVLFLGGDVLDRETWWGIDDDGGETHARLGELAEAAGLEAGPRYLPAEAQTDGRELARWRRFSGVAEFMYIGDRDRAVHITRTGLLDEGHTLTEVTRTLADAYGLEWDLLPMSDDPVATLVNTPEGEMHFQEFWVARDGEPTVEDVEFRGSEGAQATDAVLEALSQPVVVGPSNPVTSVGPLLAVDGIPEALAETTVVAVSPFIEDTVFSGPAADLMEGVGYDPSTAGVAEAYPFADAFVLDEADGTDLDRPVVRTDTTLDTEGDATRVARAVEDALAAVGAGG; via the coding sequence ATGGTGACGTTCCTCTCCGGCGGGACCGGCACGCCGAAGCTACTGGCGGGTGCCGGCCCCGTCTTCGACCCCGGGGAGACCGCGGTCGTGGCGAACACCGGCGATGACGTGGAGATCGCCGGCCACCTCGTCTGTCCGGACCTCGATACGGTGCTCTTCCTGGGCGGCGACGTGCTCGACCGGGAGACCTGGTGGGGGATCGACGACGACGGCGGCGAGACCCACGCACGACTGGGGGAGCTGGCCGAGGCCGCGGGGCTGGAGGCCGGCCCGCGCTACCTCCCCGCAGAGGCCCAGACCGACGGCCGGGAACTCGCCCGCTGGCGGCGCTTTTCCGGCGTCGCGGAGTTCATGTACATCGGCGACCGGGACCGGGCGGTCCACATCACCCGGACCGGGCTGCTCGACGAGGGGCACACGCTCACGGAGGTCACGCGCACGCTCGCCGACGCGTACGGCCTCGAGTGGGACCTGCTGCCGATGAGCGACGACCCGGTCGCGACGCTCGTCAACACCCCCGAGGGGGAGATGCACTTCCAGGAGTTCTGGGTCGCCCGCGACGGCGAGCCGACCGTCGAGGACGTCGAGTTCCGCGGGAGCGAGGGCGCGCAGGCGACCGACGCCGTGCTCGAGGCGCTCTCCCAGCCTGTGGTGGTCGGCCCCTCGAACCCGGTGACGAGCGTCGGCCCGCTGCTCGCCGTCGACGGCATTCCGGAGGCGCTCGCGGAGACGACTGTCGTCGCCGTCTCGCCGTTTATCGAGGACACAGTCTTCTCCGGGCCGGCCGCGGACCTCATGGAGGGGGTGGGCTACGACCCCTCGACGGCCGGCGTCGCGGAGGCCTACCCCTTCGCCGACGCGTTCGTGCTCGACGAGGCGGACGGCACCGACCTCGACCGCCCGGTCGTCCGGACGGACACGACGCTTGACACCGAGGGAGACGCCACCCGCGTCGCGCGGGCGGTCGAGGACGCGCTGGCCGCAGTGGGGGCGGGCGGATGA
- a CDS encoding HD domain-containing protein, which translates to MTTIKDSVHDHIAVEGVARDLLETPPVQRLRHIKQLGTVVLVYPSANHTRFEHSLGVYHLADRALDHLGVEGRQAERVRAAALLHDIGHAPYSHNIEGLIYRHTGKYHDEVEGLVGEGEVARVLSEHGLNPDRIAGLVAGEGQFGQLVSGELDVDRMDYLVRDAHHTGVPYGTIDHQRLVRELCFVDGDLVLDEGNVQTAESLLLARALMNPTVYSHHVARIAKVMLRRGTERLVESGVDPGRLRRMDDHDLLVALREREATAEYARRLDQRRLHKRAVWAEMDAVPEDLRQADHGEVRAFEADIAAEAGVEPSHVILDVPPEPAMTESTSRVLVNGEVRRLGDQSTLVGALRAAQRDQWRLGVYAPAEESERVGNAAVRALGLDLDGSRVRDVRPGINATLDDFLEVDG; encoded by the coding sequence ATGACGACCATCAAGGACAGCGTCCACGACCACATCGCGGTCGAGGGCGTCGCCCGGGACCTCCTGGAGACCCCGCCAGTCCAGCGGCTCCGGCACATCAAGCAGCTCGGGACTGTCGTGCTGGTCTACCCCTCCGCCAACCACACCCGCTTCGAGCACAGCCTCGGCGTCTACCACCTCGCCGACCGCGCGCTCGACCACCTCGGCGTCGAGGGCCGACAGGCCGAACGCGTGCGTGCCGCCGCCCTCCTGCACGACATCGGTCACGCCCCCTACAGCCACAACATCGAGGGGCTCATCTACCGCCACACCGGCAAGTACCACGACGAGGTCGAGGGACTGGTCGGCGAGGGCGAGGTCGCCCGCGTCCTCTCGGAGCACGGGCTCAACCCCGACCGGATCGCGGGACTGGTCGCCGGCGAGGGACAGTTCGGACAGCTGGTCTCCGGCGAGCTCGACGTCGACCGGATGGACTACCTGGTCCGGGACGCACACCACACCGGCGTCCCCTACGGCACCATCGACCACCAGCGGCTCGTCCGGGAGCTGTGTTTCGTCGACGGCGACCTCGTCCTCGACGAGGGCAACGTCCAGACCGCCGAGAGCCTGCTGCTCGCGCGGGCGCTGATGAACCCCACCGTCTACTCGCATCACGTCGCCCGGATCGCGAAGGTGATGCTCCGGCGGGGGACCGAGCGGCTGGTCGAGAGCGGGGTCGACCCCGGGCGGCTGCGCCGGATGGACGACCACGACCTGCTGGTGGCGCTGCGCGAGCGGGAGGCGACCGCGGAGTACGCCCGCCGGCTCGACCAGCGCCGCCTCCACAAGCGCGCGGTCTGGGCCGAGATGGACGCCGTCCCGGAGGACCTGCGGCAGGCCGACCACGGGGAGGTCCGGGCCTTCGAGGCCGACATCGCCGCCGAGGCAGGCGTCGAGCCCTCTCACGTGATCCTCGACGTGCCTCCGGAGCCGGCGATGACCGAATCGACCTCGCGGGTGCTGGTCAACGGCGAGGTCCGCCGGCTGGGCGACCAGTCGACGCTCGTGGGGGCGCTGCGGGCGGCCCAGCGCGACCAGTGGCGCCTCGGCGTGTACGCCCCCGCAGAGGAGAGCGAGCGGGTCGGCAACGCCGCCGTCCGCGCGCTGGGACTGGACCTGGACGGCTCCCGGGTGCGGGACGTCCGGCCGGGGATCAACGCCACCCTCGACGACTTCCTGGAGGTCGACGGATGA
- a CDS encoding amidohydrolase family protein, whose amino-acid sequence MILEGTVLRGAEFEPVDARVTVEDGRVAAIEEVTTPSDDVILPAFVNAHTHLGDSIAKEAGEGLSLEELVAPPDGLKHRLLRAADHVEVVDGIRRSLQFMTEGGTAACIEFREGDVEGVEAIREAAAGVDVDPVVLGRGSTAAMEAADGFGASGADDADFTRERNATGRAGKLFGIHAGEVGPGDINPALDLDPDFLVHMVHAEQLHLERVADSEIPVAVCPRSNIVTGVGTPPVRELLDRTTVALGTDNVFLNSPSMFREMEFTAKLFDVTSAEVLAMATRAGAEIAGLDCGLVEEGRPADLVVLDGDSDNLAGARDVRRAVVRRAGVHDVKRVVHA is encoded by the coding sequence ATGATCCTCGAGGGAACGGTCCTCCGGGGGGCGGAGTTCGAGCCCGTCGACGCCCGCGTCACCGTCGAGGACGGCCGCGTGGCGGCCATCGAGGAGGTCACGACCCCCAGCGACGACGTCATCCTCCCCGCCTTCGTGAACGCCCACACCCACCTGGGCGACTCCATCGCCAAGGAGGCCGGCGAGGGGCTCTCCCTGGAGGAGCTGGTCGCACCGCCGGACGGCCTCAAACACCGGCTGCTGCGGGCGGCCGACCACGTGGAGGTCGTCGACGGGATCCGCCGCTCGCTGCAGTTCATGACCGAGGGGGGGACGGCCGCCTGCATCGAGTTCCGCGAGGGTGACGTCGAGGGGGTCGAGGCCATCCGGGAGGCCGCCGCGGGCGTCGACGTCGACCCCGTGGTGCTGGGCCGGGGATCGACCGCGGCGATGGAGGCCGCCGACGGCTTCGGTGCCAGCGGCGCCGACGACGCCGACTTCACCCGCGAGCGCAACGCCACCGGCCGCGCCGGCAAACTGTTCGGCATCCACGCCGGCGAGGTCGGCCCCGGCGACATCAACCCCGCGCTGGATCTTGACCCCGACTTCCTGGTCCACATGGTCCACGCGGAGCAACTCCACCTCGAGCGGGTCGCCGACAGCGAGATCCCGGTGGCCGTCTGCCCGCGCTCGAACATCGTCACCGGCGTCGGCACGCCGCCGGTCCGCGAGCTGCTCGACCGGACCACGGTCGCGCTGGGCACCGACAACGTCTTCTTAAATAGCCCGTCGATGTTCCGCGAGATGGAGTTCACCGCCAAGCTGTTCGACGTCACCAGCGCCGAGGTGCTCGCGATGGCTACCCGAGCGGGCGCCGAGATCGCCGGTCTCGACTGCGGGCTCGTCGAGGAGGGACGGCCCGCCGACCTGGTCGTGCTCGACGGCGACTCCGACAACCTCGCGGGCGCTCGGGATGTCCGCCGGGCGGTCGTCCGCCGGGCCGGCGTCCACGACGTCAAGCGGGTCGTCCACGCCTGA